One part of the Bacillota bacterium genome encodes these proteins:
- a CDS encoding ABC transporter substrate-binding protein: MIKIKYGKFTSVWCLILLVLAGLLAGCGSKEPAASATRELVIGVGRDFYKGPESSCFVHGSTGVWESLTYLNENLEPVPLLAEKLVSDDTAKVWTVYLRKGVKFHDGAPLNSEAVVKSVERLQRRAQFDEYGTFLNLDRVEAAGDRTVRFTFNKPEPVFPAKVAYHGCPIFSPQSFDAEGRIVHPYGTGPFKYAEYKKGEALVLVRNEEYWGGKPRLTKVTFKVIPDPSTRLAALQTGEIQAVADVGGILPEQVPAIKSDSQLALSSRPVTTTHYLLFNNKKPPFNDRRLRQAVSLFIDRPQLVKEVLGGYGEPADTVFTPLAKHLVERGLWKTDGEKARSLAAQALGTGRSRRVEFVISTALANRWPYKQIAEILQAQLRDIGLEVEIKLVEAGAWKDALASGEYHITLSPYTLMTGDPDFFFGRWVSSGGQMNVQRGVGYINPEADRLVETAAAERDPVKRRELYAELQRLVARDVPLCPIYHDVCLYATRKDVQDLKLDPFFKPSLDKAWVEE, encoded by the coding sequence ATGATAAAGATAAAATATGGTAAGTTCACTTCAGTCTGGTGTTTAATTCTTCTCGTCCTGGCCGGCCTGCTTGCCGGCTGCGGGAGTAAGGAGCCGGCGGCATCAGCAACCCGGGAACTGGTGATCGGTGTCGGGCGGGACTTTTACAAGGGGCCGGAGAGCAGCTGCTTTGTGCACGGCAGCACGGGCGTGTGGGAGAGCCTCACCTACCTCAATGAAAACCTGGAGCCGGTACCTCTGCTGGCCGAAAAGCTCGTCTCCGATGACACGGCCAAGGTATGGACGGTGTATCTGAGGAAGGGAGTTAAATTCCATGATGGGGCACCGCTTAATTCGGAGGCGGTGGTAAAGAGCGTGGAGCGCCTACAAAGGCGGGCGCAATTCGACGAGTACGGAACTTTTTTGAACCTGGATCGAGTTGAGGCAGCAGGTGACCGGACGGTGAGGTTTACCTTCAACAAGCCGGAGCCGGTTTTTCCGGCTAAAGTGGCTTATCACGGCTGCCCCATTTTCAGCCCGCAGAGCTTTGACGCTGAAGGAAGAATTGTTCATCCTTACGGGACGGGGCCTTTCAAGTATGCTGAATACAAAAAAGGAGAAGCCCTGGTGCTGGTCCGCAACGAAGAGTATTGGGGTGGCAAACCCAGGCTGACAAAAGTGACTTTTAAAGTCATTCCCGACCCCTCCACCCGCCTGGCTGCCCTGCAGACAGGTGAAATTCAGGCCGTAGCCGATGTGGGTGGTATTTTGCCGGAGCAGGTTCCGGCCATAAAGAGCGATTCACAACTGGCTTTATCTTCCCGGCCTGTTACCACAACCCACTACCTGCTATTTAACAACAAGAAACCGCCTTTTAACGACCGGCGCTTGCGCCAGGCGGTCAGCCTTTTTATCGACAGGCCCCAGCTTGTTAAAGAGGTGCTCGGCGGTTACGGTGAGCCGGCGGATACAGTTTTCACGCCTCTGGCAAAGCATCTAGTAGAGAGGGGATTGTGGAAAACCGACGGGGAAAAAGCGAGATCGCTGGCAGCCCAGGCACTCGGTACCGGCAGGTCCCGGCGTGTCGAGTTTGTCATCAGCACTGCTCTTGCCAACCGCTGGCCTTACAAACAGATAGCTGAGATCCTCCAGGCGCAGTTGCGGGATATCGGCCTTGAGGTGGAGATCAAGCTGGTGGAGGCCGGTGCCTGGAAGGATGCTCTTGCGAGCGGGGAATATCACATTACCCTCTCCCCTTACACCCTGATGACCGGCGACCCGGACTTCTTCTTCGGCCGCTGGGTTTCTTCCGGCGGGCAGATGAACGTGCAGAGGGGTGTGGGATACATCAATCCCGAGGCGGACCGGCTGGTGGAGACTGCAGCTGCCGAACGAGATCCGGTAAAGAGAAGGGAGCTTTATGCTGAGCTGCAACGACTGGTGGCGCGGGATGTGCCTCTCTGCCCCATTTACCACGATGTATGCCTGTACGCGACCAGAAAAGATGTTCAAGACTTAAAACTCGATCCTTTCTTCAAGCCAAGCCTGGATAAAGCCTGGGTTGAGGAGTAA
- a CDS encoding DUF4198 domain-containing protein, translating to MGEKPKIALRDTTDLMVYGHEVWLEMAGSHGHAGGNVEVYVKWGHNMQTDGLARKEGMTTLVVAPGGEKEELAIGDGGPDYYILRLSAPAEGFYHVVVQNTGSYVLDKEGKYHQGTRREHPDAAQAVLYNQYAQTFVPVGHDLEGVPQRAGIPLEIIPAVWKQWRVGDEIGLQVQFRGEPLDGVALDVACNGPGGYRQWQEMTGGDGRINLQARDPGRYLVVARYRVPEGEEGVYDALSLTATLCFIVTK from the coding sequence ATGGGTGAAAAACCGAAAATCGCCTTGCGCGATACCACGGACTTGATGGTATACGGCCACGAAGTGTGGCTGGAGATGGCCGGCAGCCACGGCCACGCAGGCGGCAACGTGGAGGTGTATGTGAAATGGGGGCACAATATGCAGACGGACGGGCTGGCCCGGAAAGAAGGCATGACCACGCTGGTTGTGGCTCCGGGTGGGGAAAAAGAAGAGTTGGCCATCGGCGATGGAGGCCCCGATTATTATATCCTGCGTCTTTCTGCCCCTGCCGAAGGGTTTTATCACGTTGTTGTTCAAAATACCGGCAGCTACGTGCTGGATAAGGAGGGCAAGTATCATCAGGGTACCCGCAGGGAACACCCGGATGCGGCCCAGGCCGTTTTATATAACCAGTACGCGCAGACTTTCGTACCGGTGGGACACGACCTGGAGGGTGTTCCCCAGCGGGCCGGAATACCATTGGAAATAATACCGGCAGTATGGAAACAATGGCGGGTGGGTGATGAAATCGGCCTGCAGGTACAATTCCGCGGTGAGCCGCTGGATGGTGTGGCCCTGGATGTGGCCTGCAACGGGCCTGGTGGATACCGGCAGTGGCAGGAAATGACGGGCGGGGACGGCCGCATCAATCTGCAGGCCCGGGACCCCGGCCGCTACCTGGTGGTGGCCCGCTACCGGGTGCCGGAAGGGGAAGAAGGGGTGTATGATGCCCTGTCCCTGACGGCAACATTGTGCTTTATTGTGACTAAATAA
- a CDS encoding ABC transporter substrate-binding protein, whose amino-acid sequence MKSSKYLIALITIASLLLSALGCGQKVSEKASTGGTTEKTLTLGLAQSPTNLDPAVEYNGWYTVEYGLGETLFKINKDMKIRPWLAESWKRVDELTWKIKIRDNVFFHNNKKVDGKAVKVSLERSLRMNKRAPELLDIASIEANGNEITVKTNHPNPALLNALADPLTVIVDAEAASAMGDAFAMKPILTGPFKLKEYVKDVQVVVERNDDYWGERPKLERVIIKLIPDANTRIMALQAGEVQVANNIPAESLEAIKKSRSFRTLSWSSVRTHMLIFNVKKPGLDDINVRKAINMAINREDLANKVMKGSGIPAVSPYPLVLPFGGNELKGYAYQPDEAKKLLDAAGWKVGSDNIRRKNGKKLEFTVLCYKSRPELPVLLEAIQAELQEIGIKINISVVENISDALKGDFDAAIYSINTAPTADPQYLLEIMFRTGASSNFGKYSNPRLDALVDQLKTAFDTQKRNSIAKEAQQVLLDDAAFAFLVYPKTIVAMSNKVKGITPSPTEYYLLTPEVTLAT is encoded by the coding sequence ATGAAGTCGAGCAAATATTTGATCGCTCTGATAACGATTGCATCTCTTTTGCTGTCAGCATTGGGTTGCGGCCAAAAGGTATCCGAAAAAGCGTCGACAGGGGGGACAACGGAGAAAACCCTCACGCTAGGCCTGGCCCAGTCGCCGACCAATCTTGACCCTGCTGTGGAATATAACGGCTGGTACACTGTGGAATACGGTCTGGGAGAGACCCTATTCAAGATCAACAAAGATATGAAGATCAGACCCTGGCTCGCAGAATCATGGAAAAGAGTGGACGAACTGACCTGGAAGATCAAGATCAGGGATAATGTCTTCTTCCATAACAACAAAAAGGTCGACGGAAAGGCGGTCAAGGTATCGCTCGAGCGTTCCCTGCGAATGAATAAGAGAGCGCCTGAGTTGCTCGATATCGCATCAATAGAGGCAAATGGCAATGAGATTACGGTAAAGACCAACCATCCAAACCCGGCATTGCTGAATGCCCTGGCAGATCCCCTGACGGTGATCGTTGATGCAGAGGCAGCCAGTGCCATGGGCGATGCTTTTGCCATGAAACCCATTCTGACCGGCCCCTTCAAGTTAAAAGAATATGTGAAAGACGTTCAGGTGGTCGTCGAAAGGAATGACGATTACTGGGGAGAGAGGCCGAAGCTGGAGAGGGTGATTATCAAGCTTATTCCTGATGCCAATACCAGGATAATGGCCCTGCAGGCGGGGGAGGTCCAGGTTGCGAACAACATTCCTGCAGAAAGCCTTGAGGCCATTAAAAAGAGCAGATCATTCCGGACGCTCAGCTGGTCCTCTGTGCGCACCCATATGCTCATTTTTAATGTCAAGAAACCAGGACTTGACGATATTAACGTGAGAAAAGCGATTAATATGGCCATTAACAGGGAAGACCTGGCTAATAAAGTGATGAAAGGCAGCGGCATCCCTGCGGTTAGCCCTTATCCACTGGTCCTGCCTTTTGGCGGGAATGAGCTGAAGGGATATGCCTATCAACCCGATGAGGCCAAGAAGCTCCTTGATGCCGCAGGCTGGAAGGTTGGCTCTGACAACATCCGCCGGAAGAACGGGAAAAAGCTGGAGTTTACCGTTCTCTGTTATAAAAGCAGGCCAGAGCTGCCGGTTCTTTTGGAGGCCATCCAGGCTGAGCTGCAGGAGATCGGGATCAAGATAAATATTTCAGTTGTGGAAAACATCAGCGATGCTCTGAAAGGAGACTTCGATGCTGCCATTTACAGCATAAACACTGCTCCGACTGCTGATCCTCAGTACCTGCTGGAGATCATGTTTAGGACGGGAGCGAGCTCCAACTTCGGGAAATACAGCAATCCCAGGCTTGACGCTCTGGTCGATCAGCTCAAAACCGCTTTCGATACCCAAAAGAGAAACTCCATAGCAAAAGAGGCTCAACAGGTGCTGCTCGATGACGCAGCTTTCGCATTCCTGGTCTACCCCAAGACGATTGTGGCCATGAGCAATAAGGTTAAGGGGATTACGCCATCTCCAACCGAGTACTATCTGTTGACACCAGAGGTGACGCTTGCAACGTGA
- a CDS encoding methyltransferase domain-containing protein — protein MINEISNYWSREASEYDKSIQAEFRNQKGIEVWKNLLREALGEKVPQHVLDVGTGSGFLALLLAEMGHRVMAVDAAPGMLEIASRNAAQRGLRIDFRLNDASELVGFADDTFDAVVSRHVVWTLPDPGKAYAEWWRVLRPGGKLIVIDGNWYLNLRSPFRRAWQFFAWILIFLSEGYKPWKRDRNEEFLQKLPLIDRLRPQEDQKILNACGFKIITVKSNINSQIRSIFEHLKTGYWGDTFMIVAVKQA, from the coding sequence ATGATCAACGAGATATCAAATTACTGGAGCCGGGAAGCGAGTGAGTACGATAAAAGTATCCAGGCTGAGTTTCGCAATCAGAAGGGTATTGAAGTGTGGAAAAATCTCCTTCGAGAAGCCTTGGGAGAGAAAGTACCCCAGCATGTCCTGGATGTGGGAACCGGTTCCGGATTTTTAGCATTGCTTCTGGCCGAAATGGGACACCGTGTTATGGCCGTGGATGCTGCACCGGGAATGCTGGAAATTGCATCTAGAAATGCTGCCCAACGCGGTTTACGAATAGATTTTCGTTTAAATGACGCATCGGAACTCGTTGGATTTGCCGACGATACGTTTGACGCAGTAGTTTCCCGCCACGTCGTCTGGACCTTGCCGGACCCGGGAAAGGCATACGCTGAATGGTGGCGGGTACTACGCCCGGGAGGAAAGTTAATAGTTATTGACGGCAATTGGTACCTAAACCTGCGTTCCCCGTTCAGGAGGGCCTGGCAATTTTTTGCCTGGATATTAATCTTTCTTTCCGAGGGCTATAAACCCTGGAAGCGGGACCGGAATGAGGAATTTTTGCAGAAATTACCCCTTATTGACCGCCTCCGGCCGCAGGAGGATCAAAAAATATTAAACGCTTGTGGCTTCAAAATAATTACCGTTAAATCTAACATTAATTCTCAAATACGAAGCATATTTGAACATTTGAAGACAGGCTATTGGGGAGATACCTTTATGATTGTTGCCGTGAAACAAGCATAA
- a CDS encoding MotA/TolQ/ExbB proton channel family protein, whose protein sequence is MHQLSAILLVPTIAVLLFFICFAVIELGSLLVEWLFSRRAALTDVSDLVRKIKMSRHRVELGRLVEESNMLRRQKEALGALLAQSELPHAAWEALARRMLTREELFYAKIVTKTELVARLGPMLGLMATLIPLGPGLIALSQGDTKKLAESLLTAFDATVLGLASAAIAYFISRVRRRWYEDYMSILETVTEALLEVSKSHEVAAEKEGAADFGGGSKSLRGSD, encoded by the coding sequence ATGCACCAGCTTTCTGCCATCCTGCTGGTTCCCACCATCGCCGTGCTTCTGTTCTTTATTTGTTTTGCTGTAATTGAACTGGGCAGCCTGCTGGTGGAATGGCTCTTTTCGAGGCGTGCTGCTTTAACCGATGTTTCTGATTTGGTGAGAAAAATCAAAATGAGCAGGCACCGGGTGGAACTGGGAAGACTGGTTGAGGAAAGCAATATGCTCCGCAGGCAAAAAGAAGCGCTGGGCGCGCTGCTGGCGCAGTCAGAACTGCCCCACGCTGCCTGGGAGGCCCTGGCGCGCAGGATGCTTACTCGGGAGGAGCTTTTTTACGCAAAGATAGTGACCAAAACAGAACTCGTGGCCCGGTTAGGCCCCATGCTCGGTTTGATGGCAACACTGATCCCTCTCGGCCCGGGGCTAATTGCTCTGAGCCAGGGTGATACCAAAAAACTTGCCGAAAGTTTGCTGACGGCGTTCGACGCCACCGTGCTTGGCCTGGCGTCGGCCGCCATCGCCTATTTCATTTCCAGGGTGCGCCGGCGGTGGTACGAGGATTACATGAGCATCCTGGAAACCGTTACTGAAGCTTTGCTGGAGGTGAGCAAGAGCCATGAGGTCGCTGCGGAAAAAGAAGGGGCTGCTGACTTCGGCGGAGGAAGCAAATCCCTTAGAGGGAGCGATTAA
- a CDS encoding ABC transporter ATP-binding protein yields MLVKAVALSKTYKIGWLKKRSIKVIKEAEIFIDEGETVGLVGESGSGKTTLGLLLTGLLKPDEGQIFFNGKEITRLTPSENKDFRRQAQIIFQHPEAAFNPKWRLIRSLAEPYRLHGIPFTEKVLLKQLEAVGLYAEHLGRYPSQLSGGELQRATIARVMVLEPKFLVLDEPTSMLDVITQAQIIRLLQAIQKEKGVAYLFISHDLELARLFCRRIYRLVDGKLQEQPPVRQPHEILQQGAF; encoded by the coding sequence ATGTTAGTTAAAGCAGTTGCCCTGAGCAAGACCTATAAAATCGGGTGGCTCAAGAAAAGGTCCATTAAGGTGATCAAAGAGGCCGAGATCTTTATCGATGAAGGGGAGACCGTAGGCCTCGTCGGGGAAAGCGGGAGCGGCAAAACCACCCTGGGGCTCCTTTTAACAGGTCTTTTAAAACCCGATGAGGGTCAGATTTTCTTTAACGGGAAGGAAATCACCAGACTGACTCCGTCTGAGAATAAGGATTTCCGGCGCCAGGCCCAGATCATCTTCCAGCACCCCGAGGCGGCCTTCAACCCCAAATGGAGATTGATCCGGAGCCTGGCCGAACCGTACAGGCTGCACGGAATCCCCTTTACAGAGAAGGTCCTCTTAAAGCAACTGGAAGCCGTCGGCCTGTACGCCGAGCACCTGGGCCGCTACCCCTCCCAGCTGAGCGGGGGAGAACTGCAGAGGGCAACCATCGCCCGCGTCATGGTGCTTGAGCCGAAGTTTCTCGTGCTGGATGAACCCACCAGCATGCTGGATGTCATTACCCAGGCGCAGATCATCAGGCTTTTGCAGGCGATTCAAAAGGAAAAAGGGGTGGCCTATCTCTTCATCAGCCACGATTTAGAACTGGCCCGGTTGTTCTGCCGGCGGATTTACCGCCTGGTGGACGGGAAGCTGCAGGAGCAGCCGCCGGTGCGCCAGCCTCACGAGATCCTGCAACAGGGTGCTTTTTAA
- a CDS encoding GNAT family N-acetyltransferase, with amino-acid sequence MPTSAGIVVRSAAGDNAQEVAEFAIRSIKEVYGREIRPDWDRDLLEFQKVYLETPGNTFLTAYAEDDKIVGALAVRRYDGRIRILDGFYDLKATAELSRCYVDRKYRRRGIGSLLVKEAEQFSRGAGYKVIYLHTHMYLPGAFEFWHSQGFKLRLDEGGPQQTVHMEKFLP; translated from the coding sequence ATGCCAACAAGTGCGGGGATTGTTGTCAGGAGCGCGGCAGGGGATAATGCTCAGGAGGTTGCCGAATTCGCTATTCGCAGCATTAAAGAGGTTTATGGTAGAGAGATCAGGCCGGATTGGGACCGCGATCTGCTTGAGTTTCAAAAGGTCTACCTCGAAACCCCTGGCAATACCTTTTTGACCGCTTATGCCGAAGATGATAAGATTGTCGGCGCCCTGGCCGTGCGCCGGTATGACGGGCGAATACGGATTTTGGATGGTTTTTATGATTTAAAGGCGACGGCAGAGCTTTCCAGATGTTACGTTGATAGGAAATACCGAAGAAGGGGAATTGGTTCCCTGTTGGTAAAAGAAGCTGAACAATTCTCCAGGGGAGCAGGGTATAAAGTAATTTATCTCCATACTCATATGTACCTACCAGGTGCTTTCGAATTCTGGCATTCGCAGGGATTTAAGCTAAGGCTGGATGAAGGGGGCCCCCAGCAAACTGTCCATATGGAAAAATTTTTACCTTAG
- the nikA gene encoding nickel ABC transporter, nickel/metallophore periplasmic binding protein has translation MFQRHKFFINLFIVILLVAILTGCATKTGVSVKEKGGEITVAVAEDPGFDQLDAASYNGLIQAYPMIYDSLVEYGEKGKILPALATSWEISPDGKTYTFHLRQGVKFSDGTPFNADAVKFSLERWRQKPEHSSITASKALEKIEVVDSHTIKLHFNICYYPILTELTYPRPVRIMSPSAVTPAGDPNGKFVKPIGTGPWMVESYTKDQQAVLVRNPNYWGEKPKLSKIILKVIPDPQARVLALQSGEVDLAGGRMSSIPLESLPLITKDSKLQIHRTEGSTSYFLIFNYDNEFFQDVRIRQAINYAINKRSMVDNLLSGVGKPAQGLFQFTVPYVTERNNQGYPYDVNRARELLAEAGWKDTDGDGILDKNGKPFKVSLTFQNVEYPEWKPMCEAIQGDLAKVGIQVNLKMLERTAYYDELWKNRGYELIIYRTYSDSWNPHGFLAGLFHTAKGKPAVAWADPKLELLIDNVLSTMDETERQKIYDEIFNLIYEQAMCVPLYYPEEIMVVNSYVQGFEFGTTAYFPVKWEKLFVTK, from the coding sequence ATGTTTCAAAGACACAAGTTTTTTATCAACTTGTTTATCGTAATACTGCTAGTTGCAATCTTGACGGGCTGTGCAACGAAAACCGGGGTGAGTGTAAAAGAAAAAGGAGGAGAAATAACGGTAGCTGTCGCTGAAGACCCCGGGTTTGATCAGCTGGATGCAGCCTCCTATAACGGTTTAATTCAAGCTTATCCGATGATCTATGACTCTTTGGTAGAGTATGGAGAAAAAGGCAAGATTCTACCCGCTTTAGCCACGTCCTGGGAGATTTCACCTGACGGTAAAACTTACACATTTCATTTGCGACAAGGAGTAAAGTTTTCCGACGGTACACCTTTTAATGCTGATGCGGTCAAATTTTCCCTGGAAAGGTGGCGCCAGAAGCCAGAGCATTCTTCAATCACTGCCTCCAAAGCCCTGGAGAAGATTGAGGTTGTTGATTCTCATACCATTAAGTTGCACTTTAACATCTGCTACTACCCCATCCTGACGGAATTGACGTATCCCCGGCCGGTGAGAATTATGAGCCCTTCTGCGGTTACTCCTGCCGGAGATCCCAATGGTAAGTTCGTCAAACCGATCGGGACAGGCCCCTGGATGGTTGAAAGCTATACTAAAGACCAGCAGGCTGTCTTGGTGAGAAATCCCAATTATTGGGGAGAAAAGCCCAAGCTAAGCAAGATCATTTTAAAGGTTATTCCCGACCCTCAAGCCAGGGTGCTGGCTCTCCAGAGCGGAGAGGTGGATTTGGCCGGAGGGCGAATGAGCAGTATTCCTCTGGAAAGTCTCCCGTTAATAACAAAAGACAGCAAGCTGCAAATTCACCGGACCGAGGGGAGCACATCTTATTTCTTGATCTTCAATTATGACAATGAGTTTTTCCAAGATGTCCGCATTAGGCAGGCCATCAACTATGCGATCAACAAAAGGAGCATGGTGGACAATCTCCTTAGTGGGGTGGGCAAACCTGCGCAAGGGCTTTTCCAATTCACTGTTCCCTATGTTACCGAAAGAAATAACCAGGGTTACCCGTACGATGTGAACAGGGCCAGGGAACTGTTAGCGGAAGCTGGGTGGAAAGATACAGATGGCGACGGCATACTGGACAAGAATGGGAAGCCTTTTAAGGTTTCTTTGACCTTCCAAAACGTAGAGTATCCTGAATGGAAACCCATGTGTGAAGCCATCCAAGGAGATCTGGCGAAAGTGGGCATTCAGGTAAACTTGAAAATGCTGGAGCGCACTGCTTATTATGATGAACTCTGGAAAAACAGGGGCTACGAACTCATTATCTACCGCACCTATTCGGACTCCTGGAATCCTCATGGCTTTTTAGCGGGACTTTTCCATACTGCCAAGGGTAAACCCGCTGTTGCCTGGGCTGATCCAAAACTTGAGTTGCTGATTGATAATGTCTTATCTACTATGGACGAAACAGAAAGGCAAAAAATCTATGATGAAATATTCAACTTGATTTACGAACAGGCCATGTGTGTGCCTCTTTATTACCCGGAAGAAATTATGGTAGTTAATTCGTATGTCCAGGGTTTTGAATTCGGAACCACGGCGTATTTTCCCGTAAAATGGGAAAAGCTTTTTGTGACCAAATAA
- a CDS encoding ABC transporter ATP-binding protein → MIVDSSLLLIRDLSVEFPGPGGSIRAVDRVDLEIEKGERVALVGETGSGKSVLLLSLLRLLPAGARIAGEIWYKGRNLLRLSEDELCRIRGRELAYIPQGTGNALNPVLTVGIQVAEPLIVHLGFKKRPALAKAVSLLGQLGIPEAHKRAFEYPHQYSGGMKQRVLVAMGAAAEPQVLLADEPTKGVDWERREEIINLFQSLAEKTILTVTHDLCFAEKFAQKVAVMYAAQIVEVAPRAEFFRQPLHPYAQALLAALPPRGLRPLAGYAPEHASYGEPGCRFRKRCPRAFHHCQAEPPLLEQNGRQVRCWLYVS, encoded by the coding sequence TTGATAGTGGATTCCAGTTTGCTTCTTATCAGGGACCTGTCGGTGGAATTTCCGGGTCCCGGGGGTTCAATCCGGGCAGTGGACAGGGTTGACCTGGAGATTGAAAAAGGGGAGCGGGTGGCCCTGGTCGGGGAAACAGGCAGCGGCAAAAGCGTCCTGCTTCTCTCCCTCCTTCGGCTTTTGCCGGCCGGTGCCCGGATTGCCGGAGAAATCTGGTACAAAGGAAGGAACCTTCTCCGTTTATCCGAGGATGAACTCTGCCGGATCCGGGGGCGGGAGCTGGCCTACATTCCGCAAGGGACAGGAAACGCCTTGAACCCCGTCTTAACCGTGGGAATTCAAGTGGCCGAGCCTCTGATCGTCCACCTGGGCTTCAAAAAGAGGCCCGCTCTGGCAAAGGCGGTTTCTCTGCTCGGGCAACTGGGCATCCCCGAGGCTCACAAAAGAGCCTTTGAGTACCCGCATCAGTACAGCGGAGGGATGAAGCAGAGGGTGCTGGTGGCCATGGGGGCAGCTGCCGAGCCCCAGGTTCTCCTTGCTGATGAACCTACGAAGGGAGTGGACTGGGAAAGGCGAGAAGAAATCATAAACCTCTTTCAAAGTTTGGCAGAAAAGACTATCTTAACCGTTACTCATGACCTCTGTTTTGCCGAAAAGTTTGCCCAAAAGGTGGCAGTAATGTATGCAGCCCAAATTGTGGAGGTGGCTCCCCGGGCGGAATTCTTCAGACAGCCGCTCCACCCTTACGCCCAGGCGTTGCTGGCCGCCTTACCCCCCCGCGGCTTGCGGCCCCTGGCCGGCTACGCCCCTGAGCACGCCAGCTATGGAGAACCGGGCTGTCGTTTCCGAAAGCGCTGCCCCCGCGCTTTCCACCACTGCCAGGCGGAGCCACCCCTTTTAGAACAAAACGGTCGCCAGGTGAGGTGCTGGCTCTATGTTAGTTAA
- a CDS encoding DUF2149 domain-containing protein: protein MRSLRKKKGLLTSAEEANPLEGAINIVDAMLVFACGLMLALVIYWKVPIIPQGERIELKQAREVSHLPEVRRDLLETPGEGKAYEKVGTVFKDPETGKLFMVTTEQLR from the coding sequence ATGAGGTCGCTGCGGAAAAAGAAGGGGCTGCTGACTTCGGCGGAGGAAGCAAATCCCTTAGAGGGAGCGATTAACATTGTAGACGCCATGCTGGTCTTCGCCTGCGGCTTGATGCTTGCCCTGGTGATTTACTGGAAAGTTCCGATCATCCCTCAGGGAGAAAGAATCGAGTTAAAACAAGCGAGGGAAGTTTCCCATCTCCCCGAAGTGCGGCGCGACCTGCTGGAAACACCTGGGGAAGGAAAGGCTTATGAAAAGGTGGGGACAGTCTTCAAAGACCCCGAAACAGGAAAACTCTTTATGGTAACCACAGAACAGTTGAGATAG